The following DNA comes from Musa acuminata AAA Group cultivar baxijiao chromosome BXJ1-4, Cavendish_Baxijiao_AAA, whole genome shotgun sequence.
ACTCTTTCATGTCTTGCATAAATTGTAaatccatgatatgatttttcttaattGAATCCATTTAAAGCCGATCAAGCAAGCAGAAGAACCTGAACAGCTTCATTGCTAGCTGCCTTAGTCCACAACGCAAGCTTGTCCTGCCTTGGGCGCACACTAACAACAACACCACAGATTTCCTCAGCATCATCAAATTGTTCTCCAATCAAAGCCATCAACTGCAAAATGAAGTTATTTTTGTGTCAAAAAATTGGTTCATATAGATATAAGCATAATTTAAAACTGTAGACTGCAAAAACTACACAACTAATAcaggatttaatatgaatagttcATTATACACATAAACTGCATAAAGAAAGCAAAATGTGGTAAATAGAAATATAACAGGCCTCACCGTTTCTAGCCACATGGTGTCAAGAGTCGACTTCCTGTTACATGTAACAGACCACTTGCCTCCATTTGCACATTCAGGATCTTCCCACTTGGGTTCTATTCCAGCTTTGAAGCAGTGAAAGTCAGCATTTGCAGGCAATTTACTGGGACGAAATATCTGATCATGCAAGCTACAAAACCAAGAGACAAGCATATGTTATCCAAAACACTGAAACACCTAAAACATAGAATCTTGAAAGAGGGTGAGCAAATAACTAAACTAGAGAAGACCTTTGCCAAATATAAGACaataaaagaacaagaaaatgctGGCATCAGTGAACCGATCACTTTTTCAAGGCATTATGAGTCAAGCTATAGAAGGATATGATTATTAAGATATGTCTTTCCACCCTTAAGAAGCTTTATAGACCAGTCATTTAATCGCTAAACAGTATTTTTTGGGCAGTTTTTCAAATACCAGTAAAAGGTCAAAAACCACAAAAAGAATCCTCAAAGAAACACAATTATAGCTTCACCTTGAGGTCACTAAAGGAAGAAATCAAGACAGACCAAGATAAATGATACTGAACTAGAACCACAATGACTGTACACTTTACTGTACTTCTTATCAAGAACTAATTAAGTGCATTCTCCTTTCGAATAGCAAAAACTAGCTATTTACTATTTATCATGACAAATGATATCCTGGCATATCAGTCATGCATATCAATGTACATCATATCGTTGCATTCTATAGacttagtagaaaaaaaaaacctcCTTTGGGACCACAATGATAAGCAATTGACCTTCAGTAAATGCAAAATATGAAGTTAAACTCCAAAGGGTGGAGAAATTGAAGTATTTGGAATCACTTAGCAACTGaaatataaatctcaaaaaaagtAAAGACAGAATTGGCTAAAGCTTAAAAGTAGCAACACCTCTATCCTTGTTGCCTAATGTAACAATCAACACTTCTTTAAGCAAATTCAATGAACCATACAACACGGAAACTCACAGATCTTGGCATTAATTGAATTTCATACAACCATCCGATTATTCACCCTATCTCACATGAAAACTAGAATCATTTGCATAAACCAGATCATGCACCAATCAACAGAATCATACACCTTAACCAATCGAGCAAGAAGATTCTGGGTATGAAAACGGCGTTGCTTCTGCAGATCCTATTAATCAAGATAAATATATTTAGATCAGCATTCAAAAGCGGAAGAACCAAAACCTAAACCCCAATTAGCACATAAACCAACGCCAGACTTCCTCTCCTCCGTGCGAATTGATTATAAGGAAAGGAAGAAACGTTATCGGACCTGCAGATCCACAAAAACCAAAACAAATCGAATATACACAGATCGTAGCGGGAAAACCGGTGCCGTACCACCAGAACTCCTCGACGGTGTCGAAGGTGTAGGCCTTGCGGAGGGAGGTGCCCCAGGCGGCGCCCTGCTTCGGCTTCGTCTGGTTGTCGAACCAGAACGTCCACTTCCTCTCCAGCCGGTGAGGCGCCCCTCCCTCGTCACCACCGCTAGCTTCCGTTTCCGCCATGGTTTCCCCTCCGACGATTCTCCCCCCTCGCGTTCACCTGGAAACAGCGGCCGAGAGGGGGCGCATCGGTCGTCTGCGAGCCGTATAAAAATAGATCTCAAGTAAAATAACGGTGTTACAATATCAATATAACGATTTCGAATAAAAACACATATCATATCAAAAAACGGAGTTCATAACATTTATAACAGTTTCAAGTGCATCTTTTGGGTCAAAATATTCAATTATCATGAAAAAATAAATGCTAAATCATAAATTAATTATATGAAATTTCTCTATCTAAGATACAAAAATAAAGCCACAATTAAACATGATTAATCATAAATTTTGGGTTGATGGAGTATATAAATGTTAATATAAAGATTTGTAAGAACAAATATACTATTTTAAAGTATAGAGAATTTAGTTATTCTATCGATatggatattttatttttaaattaaaaaatattacatcAAATGACATATATAAGATTTATTACTTGTGCAATAATTATATTACCGACCTTTAATATCTTAACGAAGacttcaaatattttattttagtccACATTATCCGTATAAAAGTAGAGCAAGTGTTCCGTGTTCATGTCAACATTGTCTTTATTATTTGATGTCATCGTTATGTATCATGTCACAGATTTCTTACGATCGAATtgcaaaaggaaataaaatccTGACTGAAGATGTATTGGTACCAAGTGCGCGATTCTTTTGTCTCGCAAGTTTcatgaatgaaataaattatCTCAAGACAGATCTATTATAGTTCAGTGTAGCATCTTTTGTCGATTCCCCATTCCAAAAATTCCTGCTATCTTAGAGCTGATGGATTCTGCTGCTGATTGCTGGAGTTGTGTATTCTTCTAGGAATAAAATGATCCTGTACCATTGAATTCTTGCCATTCTGTATTCTTATACAATATTGGAAACTTCAAAGATGTTTGTGGTACTACAAGCGTACGAAAGAACACCTGTGAGAGTATCCCTTGGCATAAGATGGTTCTGCTGGAAATAGACTTTTGCTCAATTGCATATCCATGTTGTGTGGTTCTTATTTGGACTCTTACTATATCTCACAATATATGATCCTGAGAACCCTCATTGCTCAGCTATTTGAGTTTCCCTGAGAACCACCAATGAAATGTTTTCTAGTAGCAAATAGCCTAGAGTTTTACCCAACCATCAATTTATACAGACATCAAATAGGCACTTCCAACCCAGTATCAGTTCCAGACATGGTGAACATTGAAGGACATTTAGAAATAAAACAGGCTCATACTAATACATCATTGATGGGATCAAATCACTTGGATGTGAATAAATGAATGCATCTATACATATGAAAGTGTCAGAGATCATATGATATAATGGTGCAGGTCATCAAGAAACCATCCCTGGCTGCGATTAAGCATCAGAGTTTGTTCCATAGTTGGTTTGAGAACCTTCAAGTTTATTTAGTTGGCCTTTTCAGCCAATCTTTTTTATGCTTGTTTGattgtttgattgtgttttagACGACATAGCTGAGATCAAAATATCATCTTCATGAGTTAGGGCATATGAATAGCTGACGATAAAGAAATAAATTGGTCTTAGCAAGTAAGTTACTTGACCACGTTATTTGTCCCATGTAGAA
Coding sequences within:
- the LOC103982767 gene encoding eukaryotic translation initiation factor, whose amino-acid sequence is MAETEASGGDEGGAPHRLERKWTFWFDNQTKPKQGAAWGTSLRKAYTFDTVEEFWCLHDQIFRPSKLPANADFHCFKAGIEPKWEDPECANGGKWSVTCNRKSTLDTMWLETLMALIGEQFDDAEEICGVVVSVRPRQDKLALWTKAASNEAVQMSIGRKWKEIMDFNDKIVYSFHDDSRREKSSRGGRYSI